From one Dasypus novemcinctus isolate mDasNov1 chromosome 28, mDasNov1.1.hap2, whole genome shotgun sequence genomic stretch:
- the LOC139437785 gene encoding melanoma inhibitory activity protein 2-like, which produces MQGLLIATKVCLQLLLEQLGGTLLMFSQSLRQLPVLLGFPGVFLVCTVTVMLIVKCLHTVRRHNELVRNILAATEKLHQVCEKTTLRTTANGAVESSVVGDEPKTLLTLCLSAVNQHLNNSSLEDNMDDHLENDQQSRRPQLLSHGMIMARLQEQIQSLKTAAQSLQSFMMDTKKTLEASQVNGEQFQKKRSYCVKENIHLQENLPIMAQNMEGWKEREQEMREQIQVVDDSKGNRKEALQEKDRHIESHSETLLKMTVIPDHVKATYAGDDNMELEKKRESENGEHLVYPPAIDGNKLNDVVNLNVSSKRLDREELKAFNKVCEEAGRIEEMTGHIKSLRNQQASLYTENSHLEKKIEKLQMKLQILSEVQQKHLLQLERRAMEEGSYHTETEKKLRDIYGKMNFMNQKRNLCKKMAEDMEKEMDRTNSFFHNQIMFYEKLAQERGLKALSTERKLKELRKENDSIKEILARIQLKPQVSPSRPLAPEVQTATFSLKV; this is translated from the coding sequence ATGCAGGGCCTGCTGATAGCCACCAAAGTCTGTCTCCAACTGCTATTGGAGCAGCTTGGTGGCACTCTGCTGATGTTTTCTCAAAGCCTGAGACAACTTCCAGTGCTCCTTGGGTTTCCTGGAGTCTTCCTGGTATGTACAGTCACCGTTATGCTGATAGTGAAGTGCCTTCATACTGTAAGGAGGCATAATGAGCTAGTCAGAAATATTCTTGCTGCTACTGAAAAACTTCATCAAGTCTGTGAGAAAACCACCCTCAGGACAACAGCCAATGGAGCCGTTGAATCTTCTGTGGTAGGGGATGAGCCTAAGACATTACTGACTCTGTGTTTGTCAGCAGTCAATCAACACCTAAACAATTCTTCACTTGAGGATAATATGGACGACCACCTTGAAAATGATCAGCAAAGTAGGAGACCTCAACTTTTATCTCATGGAATGATAATGGCTCGCCTTCAAGAACAGATTCAGTCACTCAAGACAGCAGCACAATCCCTTCAATCCTTTATGATGGATACGAAAAAGACCTTAGAAGCTTCTCAGGTGAATGGTgaacaatttcaaaagaaaaggagcTATTGTGTGAAGGAAAACATTCACCTTCAGGAAAACCTACCAATCATGGCCCAGAATATGGAGGGATGGAAGGAAAGGGAGCAAGAAATGAGAGAACAGATACAAGTAGTAGATGACTCCAAAGGAAACAGGAAAGAGGCTCTGCAggaaaaagacagacacatcgaATCTCACTCTGAAACCTTGCTGAAGATGACAGTTATCCCTGACCATGTAAAAGCAACTTACGCTGGTGATGACAatatggaattagaaaaaaagagagaatcagaaaatggagaacaccTAGTCTATCCACCAGCAATTGATGGGAACAAACTTAATGATGTTGTGAACTTAAATGTTTCCTCTAAAAGGCTAGAcagagaagaactgaaagcattcAACAAAGTATGTGAAGAAGCTGGAAGGATTGAAGAGATGACCGGGCACATAAAAAGTCTGCGGAATCAGCAAGCAtctttgtacacagaaaattcaCACCTGGAAAAGAAGATCGAAAAGCTTCAGATGAAACTTCAAATACTTTCTGAGGTTCAGCAAAAACATTTGCTCCAACTTGAGAGACGTGCAATGGAGGAGGGATCGTACCACACAGAAACAGAGAAGAAACTTCGTGACATATATGGAAAGATGAACTTCATGAACCAGAAGCGAAACTTGTGTAAGAAGATGGCTGAAGACATGGAGAAAGAAATGGACCGCACCAATTCCTTCTTTCACAACCAGATTATGTTCTACGAGAAGCTAGCTCAGGAAAGGGGACTGAAAGCTCTGTCCACTGAGAGAAAGCTCAAGGAGCTAAGAAAGGAAAACGATTCCATCAAGGAAATACTGGCAAGAATACAGTTGAAGCCCCAGGTTTCCCCAAGTCGCCCTCTGGCACCTGAAGTTCAAACTGCAACCTTCAGCCTCAAGGTTTGA